The proteins below come from a single Yamadazyma tenuis chromosome 5, complete sequence genomic window:
- the MRPL40 gene encoding 39S ribosomal protein L40, mitochondrial (EggNog:ENOG503NUJU; COG:J), whose protein sequence is MSANGIKRRLQKDFSRLNKALRAQETKSNNRMVLPYFEQDYDLVPKHEQKLDFTQVGLAEGDLVYITKGEHKGKISTLFRYTPEFDTVYLSDVSEKKVVPPTQWFEQQESHLIDYPQQIPRDHVRLAAKDIDSAGKTYYIVADAVVYKDKYYDDRYKQWLPKRFVKHHESIEVPWPGPPTDPKDGELSTDEQVALEKTYEVQSIAIPPVPIGALDQLRNPHSKFKSKILTELDARRLTAPEMPLSKEQKIYLAKKAQQPPTSVKDLTEEMKQLIGEKMAQHLNQIENPYMKIHLDALSKNTTPEFEKTMKLIRETQELNKAEEQK, encoded by the coding sequence ATGTCTGCCAACGGAATAAAAAGGCGGCTCCAGAAGGACTTCTCCCGGCTCAACAAGGCCTTGAGAGCTCAGGAAACAAAGAGCAACAACCGTATGGTGCTTCCCTACTTTGAACAGGACTACGACTTGGTTCCCAAGCACGAGCAGAAATTGGACTTCACCCAAGTGGGTTTGGCAGAGGGCGATTTGGTATACATCACCAAGGGTGAACACAAGGGCAAGATCTCCACACTCTTCCGGTACACCCCTGAGTTTGACACCGTGTACTTATCGGACGTCAGtgagaagaaggtggttCCTCCTACTCAATGGTTTGAGCAGCAAGAAAGCCATTTGATAGACTATCCACAACAAATCCCCCGTGATCACGTCAGGTTGGCGGCCAAGGATATCGACAGTGCCGGCAAGACATACTACATTGTGGCAGATGCGGTGGTTTACAAAGACAAGTATTACGACGACAGGTACAAACAGTGGCTTCCCAAGCGCTTTGTCAAGCACCACGAAAGCATCGAGGTTCCATGGCCAGGTCCCCCAACAGACCCCAAGGACGGTGAATTATCTACCGATGAGCAAGTGGCATTGGAAAAGACGTATGAGGTGCAAAGTATTGCTATCCCCCCGGTTCCTATAGGTGCTTTGGACCAACTCAGAAACCCTcactccaagttcaagtccaagatcttgaccGAATTGGATGCCAGAAGATTGACGGCGCCCGAAATGCCCTTGAGCAAGGAGCAGAAGATCTACTTAGCCAAGAAGGCCCAACAACCACCTACTTCAGTGAAGGATTTGACGGAGGAAATGAAACAGTTGATTGGAGAAAAGATGGCGCAACACTTGAACCAGATTGAAAACCCATACATGAAGATACATTTGGATGCGTTATCGAAGAACACCACACCGGAGTTCGAGAAGaccatgaagttgataCGGGAGACACAggagttgaacaaggcGGAGGAGCAGAAGTAG
- the RPT4 gene encoding 26S proteasome subunit rpt4 (EggNog:ENOG503NVBE; COG:O) — MSEENDPLLQALNEDVPVANEPQESKDPEREKALGKFKDKLTEHRNWDARLKDLRLSIRDLDRDYDKTENDIKALQSVGQIVGEVLKQLDDERFIVKASSGPRYIVGCRNTIKKENLKNGIRVSLDMTTLTIMRILPREVDPLVYNMTTFEPGEISFNGIGGLTDQVRELREVIELPLKNPELFTRVGIKPPKGVLLYGPPGTGKTLLAKAVAATIGANFIFSPASAIVDKYIGESARLIREMFSYAREHSPCIIFMDEIDAIGGRRFSEGTSADREIQRTLMELLNQMDGFDTLGQTKVIMATNRPDTLDPALLRPGRLDRKIEIGLPNEAGRLEIFKIHTANIAKHGEFDFEAAVRMSDGFNGADIRNVVTEAGFFAIRDERDYIVQNDLMKAVRKVADVKKLEGKIDYEKL, encoded by the coding sequence ATGAGTGAAGAAAACGATCCATTGCTTCAGGCATTGAATGAAGATGTTCCTGTTGCCAACGAACCCCAGGAGTCTAAAGATCCGGAAAGAGAAAAGGCCTTGGGCAAGTTCAAAGATAAGTTGACCGAGCACAGAAACTGGGACGCCAGATTGAAGGACTTGAGACTAAGCATACGAGATCTCGACAGAGACTACGACAAAACCGAAAACGACATCAAGGCGTTACAGTCGGTGGGTCAGATAGTTGGAGAAGTGTTGAAGCAGTTGGACGATGAGCGGTTCATTGTCAAGGCATCCTCGGGTCCTAGATATATTGTTGGATGCAGaaacaccatcaagaagGAGAACCTAAAGAATGGAATCCGGGTGTCGTTAGACATGACCACCTTGACAATCATGAGGATCTTGCCCCGGGAAGTTGATCCTTTGGTGTACAACATGACAACTTTTGAACCGGGTGAAATCTCCTTCAACGGAATTGGTGGGTTGACGGATCAGGTGAGGGAGTTGAGAGAAGTGATTGAGTTGCCGTTGAAAAACCCCGAGTTGTTCACTAGAGTGGGTATCAAGCCTCCTAAGGGTGTGTTGTTGTATGGGCCTCCCGGTACCGGGAAGACGCTTTTGGCCAAGGCAGTGGCTGCTACCATTGGAGCCAACTTTATTTTCTCACCTGCCAGTGCTATAGTCGACAAGTATATCGGAGAGTCGGCTCGATTGATCAGAGAAATGTTTTCGTATGCCAGAGAACACTCGCCCTGCATTATATTCATGGATGAAATCGATGCTATTGGGGGTCGGAGATTCAGTGAAGGTACTTCTGCTGATAGAGAGATCCAGAGAACCTTAATGGAACTTTTGAATCAGATGGATGGGTTTGATACTTTGGGACAAACAAAAGTGATCATGGCCACCAACAGACCCGATACATTGGACCCTGCATTATTAAGACCGGGGAGATTGGATCGGAAAATCGAAATAGGCTTGCCCAATGAAGCCGGGAGAttggaaatcttcaaaattcATACGGCTAATATTGCTAAGCACGGAGAATTTGATTTCGAAGCAGCCGTCAGAATGAGTGATGGGTTTAATGGAGCTGATATTAGAAATGTTGTTACCGAAGCTGGGTTCTTTGCTATAAGAGATGAAAGAGATTacattgttcaaaatgacttgatgaaaGCGGTCAGAAAGGTTGCTGACGtcaagaagcttgaagGCAAGATTGACTACGAAAAGTTATGA
- the SPT14 gene encoding Phosphatidylinositol N-acetylglucosaminyltransferase GPI3 subunit (CAZy:GT4; COG:I,M,O; EggNog:ENOG503NWSA) has translation MGLKTVFTDHSLYGFADLWSILGNKLLKFTLSDIGHVICVSHTCKENTVLRASLNPLCVSVIPNAVLAEDFTPQTHKCVDDGTITIVVISRLFPNKGADLLTAIIPRICDANKNVQFLIAGDGPKFLDLEQMREKYFLQERVRLIGAVKHEEVRDIMVQGQIYLHPSLTEAFGTVIVEAASCGLFVVTTKVGGIPEVLPNHMMHFAEPDEDSLVSVTLNAINQFRSGNIDTSGFHREVSQMYSWEDVAKRTENVYNSLDLLKLNQPLIKRFQKYYCCGAVAGKLFVLMVAIDILLYTLLEYFRPRDQIDKATKWPKHKRASGIRS, from the coding sequence ATGGGATTGAAAACCGTCTTCACCGACCACTCTTTGTACGGGTTTGCTGATTTGTGGTCGATTTTGGGTAAcaagctcttgaagttcaCCCTCAGTGACATCGGCCACGTGATATGTGTGTCTCATACCTGTAAAGAGAATACGGTTCTCCGAGCGTCGTTGAACCCATTGTGTGTTTCTGTGATCCCCAACGCCGTGCTTGCGGAAGACTTCACGCCACAAACCCACAaatgtgttgatgatggcaCTATCACCATAGTGGTGATTTCTCGGTTATTCCCCAATAAGGGAGCTGATCTACTCACTGCCATAATTCCTCGAATCTGCGACGCCAACAAAAACGTCCAGTTTCTAATAGCTGGAGACGGccccaagttcttggacttggagcAGATGCGAGAGAAGTACTTTCTCCAGGAACGGGTTAGGTTGATAGGGGCAGTTAAACACGAAGAAGTTAGGGATATCATGGTCCAGGGCCAAATCTACTTGCATCCTTCACTAACAGAAGCGTTTGGTACCGTGATAGTGGAGGCTGCATCGTGTGggttgtttgtggttaCCACAAAGGTCGGTGGAATTCCAGAAGTTCTTCCCAACCATATGATGCATTTTGCTGAGCCCGACGAGGATTCTTTAGTGCTGGTCACTTTGAATGCCATCAACCAGTTTAGATCTGGTAACATTGATACCTCAGGATTTCACCGAGAAGTGTCTCAGATGTACAGCTGGGAAGACGTGGCTAAGAGGACGGAAAATGTATACAACTCGTTGGATTTATTGAAACTCAACCAGCCGTTGATAAAGAGATTTCAAAAGTACTACTGTTGTGGAGCGGTGGCCGGgaagttgtttgtgttgatgGTAGCTATTGACATATTATTGTACACGTTGTTGGAGTATTTTCGTCCGAGAGATCAAATCGATAAGGCTACCAAGTGGCCAAAACACAAAAGAGCCTCTGGAATTAGGTCTTAG
- the MON1 gene encoding Vacuolar fusion protein mon1 (COG:U; BUSCO:EOG092624JL; EggNog:ENOG503NUUU): MSQLHPPDLNPRQSTQAVSGTSVAADTSSPLRRAVDDVQGPVQLASDSHDPSGSGSGLMAVNSNISGSTDLDGDENLQHLLTELIHHEDVAPKQSNTSLKSYLELQVFPANDMTEHEYYECMIKMDKNLDPQGFHHKLKHFFIFSVSGKLIYSLHGSDDLVIGYAGLITTILSSFESVVSEEVQCIDVNDQKIMFLNRSPVVLVSVTKIKYEMILNQNTNQNSLLVNQLHSLYEYLVSILTKPVIMRLFHNRMNYDLRKSLTQLDFHNLDRLAMKLTYGLDEDDDLKHGLDYYLSALMDNSSKTACITNTTRQKLNSILLSSRTNDLPDYLFGLLTVGDQVVSVMKPKTHELGNKDVRNLMMIISNNQHSNMSEDLWIPICMPNFNSNGFLYCLVKTFDLSKYLLVDGKFHRPLPVNVVLLSTDKNNFFKMQEVAEGIIDQVVESDSYRNSLHDELVAREQLVTKPSMVHYVYKDKSKDQFVSSPLDLTDKFMLFKYVYYYTNLVNSKTTTIKSLTSDGVDKKLTYLKFDNYVGFMLSDQTYEFYCISTEGKLTTLINDVLGVVKWCKQRHKRLFNNNVRYSL, from the coding sequence ATGTCGCAGTTGCACCCTCCAGACTTGAATCCCCGTCAGTCCACCCAGGCGGTGTCTGGGACCAGCGTGGCGGCCGACACGCTGCTGCCACTACGAAGAGCAGTCGACGATGTCCAGGGCCCCGTCCAATTGGCGTCCGACTCGCATGACCCGTCTGGGTCGGGGTCCGGCCTCATGGCGGTGAATCTGAATATCAGCGGGTCCACCGACTTGGACGGTGATGAGAACCTCCAGCACCTCCTAACGGAACTCATTCACCACGAGGATGTGGCCCCCAAACAATCCAATACGTCGCTAAAGTCTTACCTAGAATTACAGGTGTTTCCTGCTAATGACATGACGGAACACGAGTACTACGAGTGCATGATTAAAATGGACAAGAACCTCGACCCACAAGGGttccaccacaaactcaagcaCTTCTTCATATTCTCTGTGTCGGGTAAGCTCATCTACTCGCTTCACGGCAGCGATGACTTGGTTATCGGCTACGCAGGCCTAATCACCACCATTCTCTCGCTGTTTGAGCTGGTGGTATCGGAGGAGGTGCAATGCATCGACGTGAACGACCAAAAAATCATGTTTCTCAACCGGAGTccggtggtgttggtgtcGGTgaccaaaatcaagtacgagatgatcttgaaccaGAATACTAACCAGAATTCTCTTCTCGTCAACCAATTGCACCTGTTATACGAGTACTTGGTGTCGATATTGACCAAGCCGGTGATCATGAGGTTGTTCCACAACCGGATGAACTACGACTTGCGTAAGAGCTTGACTCAGTTGGATTTCCATAACTTAGACCGGTTGGCCATGAAATTGACGTACGGACTAGATGAGGACGACGACTTGAAGCACGGGCTCGACTACTACTTGAGTGCCTTGATGGACAACAGCTCCAAGACAGCCTGCATTACCAACACGACGCGACAGAAGCTCAACtccattcttcttctgctgaGAACAAACGATCTTCCTGACTATTTGTTTGGACTTTTGACCGTGGGGGACCAGGTGGTGAGTGTGATGAAGCCCAAGACCCATGAGTTGGGCAACAAGGACGTGAGAAACCTCATGATGATCATCTCCAATAACCAGCATCTGAATATGCTGGAAGACCTCTGGATTCCTATTTGCATGcccaacttcaacagcAACGGGTTCTTGTACTGCTTGGTGAAGACGTTCGACTTGAGCAAGTACTTGCTTGTGGACGGGAAGTTCCACAGACCGTTGCCAGTGAATGTGGTGCTTCTAAGCACCGATaagaacaacttcttcaagatgcAAGAGGTCGCAGAAGGGATTATTGACCAGGTGGTCGAATCGGATTCCTACCGCAACAGCTTGCACGATGAGTTGGTGGCACGCGAGCAGCTTGTAACCAAGCCGTCGATGGTTCATTATGTGTACAAAGACAAGTCGAAGGACCAGTTTGTGTCGAGTCCGTTGGACCTCACTGACAAGTTCATGCTCTTCAAGTATGTTTACTACTATACCAACTTGGTCAATAGTAAGACCACAACCATCAAGTCACTAACGAGTGATGGAGTGGATAAGAAGCTCAcatacttgaagtttgacaaTTATGTGGGATTCATGCTCTCTGACCAGACATACGAATTTTATTGCATTTCCACTGAAGGGAAGTTGACGACGTTGATCAATGATGTGTTGGGGGTGGTGAAATGGTGCAAGCAGCGCCACAAGAGGTTGTTTAATAATAACGTCCGGTACTCGTTGTAA
- the CDC31 gene encoding Calcium-binding component of the spindle pole body (SPB) half-bridge (COG:D,Z; EggNog:ENOG503P2QQ) — translation MSSAAQAGQKRLSNLKTELLNEQKQEIREAFSLFDMNNDGCLDYHELKVAFRALGFDLSKRQVLDIIHEYDTDDRNLITYENFFQAVGEMIVNRDPLEEIRRAFRLFDDDGTGKITLRNLRRVAKELGENLTDDELRAMIDEFDLDEDGEINEQEFINICTE, via the exons ATGTCATCAGCAGCACAGGCTGGACAGAAGCGCCTAAGCAACTTGAAGACCGAATTGTTGAACGAGCAGAAGCAGGAAATCAGAGAGGCGTTTTCGCTTTTCGATATGAATAACGACGGGTGCTTGGATTACCACGAATTGAAGGTGGCTTTCCGAGCCCTTGGTTTCGATCTCTCCAAACGCCAGGTGTTGGACATCATACACGAGTATGATACCGACGACCGCAACTTGATCACATACGAAAACTTCTTCCAGGCGGTAGGAGAGATGATAGTCAACAGAGACCCATTGGAGGAGATTCGAAGAGCGTTCCGGCTTTTTGACGACGACGGCACCGGCAAAATCACCCTCAGGAACTTGAGACGAGTGGCCAAGGAGTTGGGGGAGAATTTGACCGACGACGAGTTGCGGGCGATGATAGACGAGTTTGACCTTGATGAGGACGGAGAAA TAAACGAACAggagttcatcaacatatGTACGGAATAG
- the MEX67 gene encoding nuclear mRNA export, poly(A)+RNA binding protein (BUSCO:EOG09263MNN; COG:A; EggNog:ENOG503NUI3) produces MSYRGRGRGGFYNNNRGNFNQNQGQGPNTNNVPTSQNINQFISGNSIPVEILGWNGASMEDCVKFISRKCRIVVSNASIDPQSGAMKGYVKSQKDADDLCNWSGVKFAGQSLKITKAIGAGATTTAVGSSTIETITAFLKSRYSPEMKLLNLTAVQADPTLQSKGFFATISTTSKFFPALMKVAHELKIEVDSIDLSGNNLTDLSTISTLSTTFPTLKNLSLSNNAISRLKVFETWRHKLNLLRELIITGNPILNQANPQEIKAELMKSFPRLIVVNGEVLRNEAMLNSILAFPYPNPQQMFFQDEEIQGMSTNFVTSFFGLWDSNRRDLIQLYQAESQFSLSVDMSHPHMLEVANVDFGYYLPFSRNLTKISASKSRMSKVCIGPDQIFKAFTQLPKSKHELVTKPDMFSMETYRFPQVNGIIINLHGTFGETAPPENLEAFNNAAHRNRFQNNRNKKPPLSNKSFDRSFVVIPGPNGSMILASDSLVIRSPSGCDSWSKQSKLPTPPPAQPQQQQQKLPQTPPPNGPSALPMVTQLPPDVKAMLNAAQQEILIKVSLETNLNLQYGLMLCQQSNWDYQQCIINFKNSVGSLPRDAYAS; encoded by the coding sequence ATGAGTTATCGTGGAAGAGGCAGGGGAGGTTtctacaacaacaaccgtggaaacttcaaccaaaaccaGGGACAAGGCCCCAATACAAACAATGTTCCCACATCGCAGAACATCAACCAATTCATCTCCGGCAACTCGATACCAGTGGAAATTCTAGGCTGGAACGGTGCCTCAATGGAAGATTgtgtcaagttcatctCCAGAAAGTGCCGGATCGTGGTACTGAACGCCTCCATCGACCCTCAGTCGGGAGCTATGAAAGGGTACGTCAAGTCGCAGAAGGATGCCGACGACTTGTGTAACTGGTCGGGTGTCAAATTTGCTGGCCAGTCTTTGAAGATCACCAAGGCCATAGGTGCTGGcgccaccaccaccgccgTGGGCTCTTCCACCATTGAGACTATCACCgccttcttgaagtctcGATACCTGCCAGAaatgaagttgttgaacttgacagCGGTGCAAGCAGACCCAACGTTGCAGTCAAAAGGGTTTTTTGCGACCATATCCACCACGTCCAAGTTCTTCCCGGCGTTGATGAAGGTGGCTCACGAGCTCAAGATTGAGGTCGATAGTATCGACTTGTCGGGCAACAACTTGACGGATTTGCTGACGATTTCCACGCTTTCAACGACGTTTCctactttgaaaaatttgtcGCTTCTGAATAATGCCATTTCCAGGTTGAAGGTTTTTGAAACCTGGCGCcacaagttgaacttgttgcGTGAGTTGATCATCACTGGTAACCCGATCTTGAACCAGGCAAATCCACAGGAAATCAAGGCCGAATTGATGAAGTCGTTCCCACGGTTGATAGTGGTCAACGGAGAAGTATTGCGAAATGAAGCCATGTTGAACTCGATCTTGGCGTTCCCGTACCCCAATCCACAGCAGATGTTCTTTCAGGACGAGGAGATCCAGGGAATGTCGACAAACTTTGTCACCAGCTTTTTTGGACTTTGGGACTCAAATCGCAGAGACTTGATCCAGCTCTATCAGGCCGAGTCCCAATTTTCTCTCCTGGTGGATATGAGCCACCCCCATATGTTGGAAGTGGCCAACGTTGATTTCGGCTACTACCTTCCGTTTTCTCGTAACTTGACCAAAATCAGTGCTTCCAAGTCCAGGATGTCCAAAGTGTGTATTGGCCCAgaccaaatcttcaaggCCTTCACCCAACTTCCCAAATCGAAGCACGAACTAGTGACAAAACCAGACATGTTTTCGATGGAGACGTACCGATTCCCCCAGGTCAACGGGATTATTATCAATCTTCACGGTACCTTTGGTGAGACGGCTCCACCGGAGAACTTGGAGGCATTCAATAACGCTGCTCACAGAAACCGGTTTCAGAACAACCGTAACAAAAAACCTCCTTTGAGCAACAAAAGTTTTGATCGGTCGTTCGTGGTAATCCCTGGACCCAACGGAAGTATGATTCTCGCCAGCGACTCGCTAGTCATCAGAAGCCCCAGTGGGTGTGACTCATGGAGCAAACAATCAAAGTTACCAACACCTCCTCCAGCGCAGCctcagcagcagcagcagaaaCTCCCACAAACTCCTCCACCAAATGGGCCCTCGGCCCTCCCTATGGTGACCCAACTACCACCAGATGTTAAGGCCATGTTAAATGCGGCCCAACAGGAAATCCTCATCAAGGTGTCGTTGGAAACCAATTTAAATCTTCAGTATGGACTCATGTTGTGCCAGCAGAGTAACTGGGATTATCAACAGTGTATTATAAACTTTAAAAACTCGGTGGGCTCTCTTCCGCGTGATGCATATGCGTCCTAA
- the GCD1 gene encoding Translation initiation factor eIF-2B subunit gamma (EggNog:ENOG503NXWR; COG:J), whose protein sequence is MEFHAFILCGPGKGLSPFSQQRSSGQPKALLPVANRPMIEGVLDWCEMAFFPKVTLIVNDDSEHQISLELDEYKRKLAAANKAKQTADESSPYTTDFSILNLETDFSGYVLYHLYKSGIHPYHNFVVLPCDFVTNLPPQVFIEAYRNKSDKDVGLLVHYRNTLDIEDKKTKIFPTNYTFYGESKDDDSTKLLDIYSAEDVEFHKTLKIRTQMTWRYPNTIISKKLLNSGIFFGSGDIFTIFAANPNRYTEAYFLCRPLTKIIRDLARRSWRHSKLQETIAFLIIPDIATFYRINNTPVLMEANRSVLQQQAIQKSQSGVLPAAREKNAANVGIDSLIGDNSVLGERTNVKMTVIGKNCKIGKRVRLTGSLVMDNVVIDDDVSLENCIVGSDVIIHSKSKLTNCNVEAMHEVVNGSHFKGETLLSLSLEGIVENGMETATSEEDSSGSDDESDDYDDDVEYDDNADGLFDY, encoded by the coding sequence ATGGAGTTTCATGCGTTTATCTTGTGTGGACCCGGCAAAGGGTTGTCGCCGTTCTCACAGCAGCGGAGCTCGGGCCAACCCAAAGCTCTCTTGCCAGTTGCAAACCGTCCCATGATTGAGGGTGTCTTGGACTGGTGTGAGATGGCCTTTTTCCCCAAAGTTACATTGATTGTGAATGACGACTCAGAACACCAAATCCTGTTGGAATTGGACGAATATAAGAGGAAATTGGCGGCTGCCAATAAGGCTAAGCAGACCGCCGACGAGTCATCCCCGTACACCACCGACTTTTCGATTCTTAACCTTGAAACTGACTTCAGCGGATATGTCTTATACCATTTATACAAACTGGGAATACATCCGTACCACAACTTCGTGGTGTTGCCGTGTGACTTTGTGACGAACTTACCACCCCAGGTGTTCATCGAGGCATACCGGAACAAGAGCGACAAGGACGTGGGGTTGTTGGTACATTATAGAAACACCTTGGACATAGAGGACAAAAAGACCAAGATCTTCCCCACCAACTACACGTTCTACGGCGAGCTGAAGGACGACGATCTGACCAAGCTCTTGGACATATACTCGGCCGAGGACGTCGAGTTTCACAAGACGTTGAAGATCAGAACCCAGATGACTTGGCGGTACCCCAATACCATAATCAGCAAGAAGCTTTTAAATAGTGGGATTTTTTTTGGGTCAGGTGACATCTTCACTATCTTCGCCGCCAACCCCAACCGATACACAGAGGCGTACTTTTTGTGCCGGCCTCtcaccaagatcatcaGAGACTTGGCCAGAAGATCCTGGAGACATTCGAAACTTCAGGAAACCATTGCATTTTTGATCATTCCGGACATCGCGACGTTCTATCGTATCAACAATACGCCGGTGTTGATGGAGGCCAACCGAAGCGTTCTACAACAGCAGGCAATCCAGAAATCCCAACTGGGAGTTCTACCAGCTGCTCGAGAGAAGAACGCTGCCAACGTTGGAATCGACTCTCTTATTGGTGACAACTCCGTGTTGGGAGAAAGAACCAACGTCAAGATGACCGTCATCGGCAAGAACTGTAAGATTGGCAAGCGAGTGAGGTTAACCGGAAGCTTGGTTATGGATAACGTGGTTATCGATGATGATGTGCTGTTGGAGAATTGTATAGTAGGATCTGACGTGATCATTCACTCCAAGCTGAAGTTGACCAACTGTAACGTTGAGGCCATGCATGAGGTTGTCAATGGGAGCCACTTCAAGGGAGAGACCTTGTTGAGTCTTTCGTTGGAAggaattgttgaaaatggaaTGGAAACAGCCACTTCAGAGGAAGACTCGTCAGGCTCTGACGATGAATCGGACGACTacgatgatgatgtggAGTATGACGACAATGCTGACGGATTGTTTGACTACTAG
- a CDS encoding uncharacterized protein (COG:S; EggNog:ENOG503P5Z5) encodes MDLSNLLSNLPATRPVDQESVDGINTELAIEFKNAANSITSLYNTKLKDATTPPTTSSTSQNTEFAKAAKSVASLYRLSKTSNSLNHYNGYLSCLNDVLTVLSDHGDIENWALMKKAEIANIHKCRQSDDDEPEPEVAASVTAVSPPEIPKDHVFSMSPDLVAPYQFRPSYAPLSVIHSPRQRSNWKQLKKEKEVNRKRAEEVKEEDAEARKRKSHDKGEQRRKRDKKT; translated from the coding sequence ATGGATCTATCGAATCTACTTTCCAACCTTCCTGCCACACGGCCCGTAGACCAGGAGTCTGTGGACGGCATAAACACTGAGCTCGCTATCGAGTTCAAAAACGCCGCCAATCTGATCACCTCGTTGTACAACACAAAACTAAAAGATGCTACAACACCCCCAACCACCTCATCCACCTCACAAAACACCGAGTTTGCCAAGGCCGCAAAGTCGGTGGCATCCTTGTATCGGCTCAGTAAGACTTCCAACAGCTTAAACCACTACAACGGGTACCTTTCGTGTTTGAACGACGTTCTCACCGTTCTTAGTGACCATGGTGATATCGAGAACTGGGCACTCATGAAAAAGGCTGAAATCGccaacatccacaaatgcaGACAGTCGGACGACGATGAGCCCGAGCCCGAGGTCGCAGCCTCTGTTACTGCCGTACTGCCCCCTGAAATCCCCAAGGATCATGTGTTTTCCATGTCCCCTGACCTTGTGGCCCCATACCAGTTTAGGCCCAGTTATGCTCCATTGTCAGTAATACACTCTCCGAGACAGCGAAGTAACTGGAAACAGCTTAAGAAAGAGAAGGAGGTCAACAGGAAGAGAGCAGAAGAGGTGAAGGAGGAAGATGCTGAGGCAAGAAAGAGGAAGAGTCATGACAAGGGAGAGCAGAGACGGAAGAGGGACAAGAAGACGTAG
- the SEC22 gene encoding SNAP receptor (COG:U; BUSCO:EOG09264IG5; EggNog:ENOG503NUVF): protein MVKSTLIYRYDALPLCGSVDDNNDPALTEQKKKCKIVISRITPNSEPQATIESGAFSIHYLIANSIIYMCICEKSYPRKLAFSYLTEVSTEFDNSHGKSALSQTARPYGFSSFDNFLGKTKKIYQDQRAQSNLDKLNYELADVKKVMTKNIEDLLYRGDSLDKMSDLSNTLRNDSIKYRKKAQQINFEAMLRQYAPIVGVGLFLVFLIWYMFLRR, encoded by the exons ATGGTCAAGTCAACTTTAATATATAGATACGACG CACTCCCATTGTGTGGTTCTGTGGATGACAACAATGACCCAGCCCTAACCgagcagaagaagaagtgtaAAATTGTGATCAGTCGGATCACCCCCAACTCGGAGCCACAAGCCACCATAGAGTCGGGTGCCTTCAGCATCCACTACTTGATTGCCAACTCCATCATATACATGTGCATTTGTGAAAAGAGCTATCCCAGAAAATTGGCTTTTTCCTACTTGACGGAAGTATCAACCGAGTTTGACAACAGTCACGGCAAGAGTGCCTTGAGCCAGACAGCCCGGCCCTACGGGTTCAGCTCGTTTGACAATTTTTTGGGCAAAACAAAAAAGATATATCAAGACCAAAGAGCTCAgtccaacttggataagttgaatTATGAGTTGGCCGACGTCAAGAAGGTGATGACTAAGAACATTGAGGACTTATTGTATAGAGGCGATTCGTTGGACAAGATGAGCGACTTGTCCAATACTTTAAGAAATGACTCGATCAAGTACCGAAAAAAGGCCCAACAGATCAACTTTGAGGCCATGTTGAGACAGTATGCGCCCATTGTGGGCGTGGGGCTCTTTCTTgtgtttttgatttggtaCATGTTTCTCCGGCGATAA